The following coding sequences lie in one Spea bombifrons isolate aSpeBom1 chromosome 5, aSpeBom1.2.pri, whole genome shotgun sequence genomic window:
- the TCEA1 gene encoding transcription elongation factor A protein 1 isoform X2: MSTATGDEIIRIAKKMERMVQKKNTVGALDLLKELKSLPMTLELLQSTRIGMSVNAIRKQSGEEEVTSLAKALIKSWKKLLDGPSGDKEPEEKKKEPPPPAQSSPEAKEESSSSNSSFRKEECSTSSDGLITSYPRAPSTSDSVRLKCRELLAVALKTGDDYIAIGADDEELGAQIEEAVFQEFKNTDAKYKNRVRSRIANLKDAKNPNLRRNVLCGNIAPDVFARMTAEEMASDELKEMRKNLTKEAIREHQMAKTGGTETDLFSCGKCKKKNCTYTQVQTRSADEPMTTFVFCNECGNRWKFC, translated from the exons ATGAGCACGGCAACGGGGGACGAGATCATCCGCATCGCGAAGAAGATGGAGCGGATGGTGCAGAAGAAGAACACG gtAGGAGCTCTGGATTTGTTGAAGGAACTTAAAAGCCTTCCCATGACGTTGGAGCTCCTTCAG TCGACCCGGATTGGCATGTCTGTGAACGCCATCCGCAAACAGAGTGGGGAGGAAGAAGTGACGTCTCTAGCGAAAGCGCTCATAAAATCCTGGAAAAAACTACTAG ATGGTCCTTCTGGTGACAAAGAAccagaagagaagaagaaggagcCTCCACCTCCTGCTCAGAGCAGCCCAGAGGCAAAGGAAGAGAG TTCAAGCAGCAATTCCAGCTTCCGGAAAGAAGAGTGTTCAACCTCCTCCGATGGACTTATTACCTCATATCCACGCGCGCCCAGCACTTCCGATTCAGTAAGACTGAAATGTAGAGAACTTTTGGCTGTGGCTCTCAAAACAGGAG atgACTACATTGCCATCGGTGCTGATGACGAGGAGTTGGGTGCTCAGATTGAAGAAG CAGTATTCCAAGAGTTTAAAAACACAGATGCAAAATATAAGAACAGAGTGCGGAGCAGAATCGCAAACCTCAAAGATGCAAAAAACCCAAACTTGAGGAGGAACGTTTTGTGCGGCAACATTGCTCCTGATGTGTTTGCCCGAATGACTGCGGAG GAAATGGCAAGTGACGAACTAAAAGAAATGCGCAAAAACTTGACCAAGGAGGCAATCCGAGAGCATCAAATGGCCAAGACTGGAGGCACAGAGACTGACTTGTTTAGCTGTGGCAAGTGCAAAAAGAAGAATTGTACCTACACACAG GTTCAGACCCGCAGTGCTGATGAACCTATGAcaacttttgttttttgcaatGAATGTGGAAACCGATGGAAG ttttgCTAA
- the RGS20 gene encoding regulator of G-protein signaling 20 isoform X2: MMLSRPWPMGSERMEMRKRQMSVHQETVSSTQAQQGVGNRGSNACCFCWCCCCSCSCLTVRNRDEERTRRSSNEIRGEGIPNCEESPSPTLEDVYSWGQSFDKLMTTPGGRNAFREFLRTEFSEENMLFWMACEDLKNECNKNIIEEKARLIYEDYISILSPKEVSLDSRVREVINRNMLEPSQHTFDDAQLQIYTLMHRDSYPRFMNSVIYKNLLQSLSEKNKES; the protein is encoded by the exons CCCATGGGATCAGAGCGGATGGAGATGCGTAAGAGGCAGATGTCCGTGCATCAGGAGACAGTAAGCTCCACTCAAGCACAGCAGGGCGTTGGGAATAGGGGATCCAATGCCTGTTGCTTCTGTTGGTGCTGTTGCTGCAGCTGCTCATG TCTCACTGTCAGAAATcgagatgaagaaagaacaaggAGGTCTTCTAATGAAATCAGAGGTGAAGGCATACCAAACTGTGAGGAAAG TCCATCCCCTACTCTTGAAGATGTGTACTCGTGGGGACAGTCGTTTGACAAACTAATGACTACTCCAGGTGGGAGAAACGCTTTCCGTGAATTCCTGCGAACAGAATTTAGTGAGGAGAACATGCTTTTTTGGATGGCTTGTGAAGACCTTAAAAACGAATGCAATAAGAACATAATAGAAGAAAAGGCACGGCTAATATACGAAGACTACATCTCAATTTTGTCTCCCAAAGAG GTCAGCCTGGACTCCAGAGTCAGGGAAGTTATTAACAGGAATATGTTGGAACCTTCCCAACACACATTTGATGATGCTCAGCTCCAGATATACACCTTAATGCACAGAGACTCCTACCCACGTTTTATGAACTCTGTAATATACAAGAATCTTCTTCAGTCCTTGTCGGAGAAAAACAAAGAATCTTAG
- the TCEA1 gene encoding transcription elongation factor A protein 1 isoform X1, with amino-acid sequence MSTATGDEIIRIAKKMERMVQKKNTVGALDLLKELKSLPMTLELLQSTRIGMSVNAIRKQSGEEEVTSLAKALIKSWKKLLDGPSGDKEPEEKKKEPPPPAQSSPEAKEESSSSSNSSFRKEECSTSSDGLITSYPRAPSTSDSVRLKCRELLAVALKTGDDYIAIGADDEELGAQIEEAVFQEFKNTDAKYKNRVRSRIANLKDAKNPNLRRNVLCGNIAPDVFARMTAEEMASDELKEMRKNLTKEAIREHQMAKTGGTETDLFSCGKCKKKNCTYTQVQTRSADEPMTTFVFCNECGNRWKFC; translated from the exons ATGAGCACGGCAACGGGGGACGAGATCATCCGCATCGCGAAGAAGATGGAGCGGATGGTGCAGAAGAAGAACACG gtAGGAGCTCTGGATTTGTTGAAGGAACTTAAAAGCCTTCCCATGACGTTGGAGCTCCTTCAG TCGACCCGGATTGGCATGTCTGTGAACGCCATCCGCAAACAGAGTGGGGAGGAAGAAGTGACGTCTCTAGCGAAAGCGCTCATAAAATCCTGGAAAAAACTACTAG ATGGTCCTTCTGGTGACAAAGAAccagaagagaagaagaaggagcCTCCACCTCCTGCTCAGAGCAGCCCAGAGGCAAAGGAAGAGAG CAGTTCAAGCAGCAATTCCAGCTTCCGGAAAGAAGAGTGTTCAACCTCCTCCGATGGACTTATTACCTCATATCCACGCGCGCCCAGCACTTCCGATTCAGTAAGACTGAAATGTAGAGAACTTTTGGCTGTGGCTCTCAAAACAGGAG atgACTACATTGCCATCGGTGCTGATGACGAGGAGTTGGGTGCTCAGATTGAAGAAG CAGTATTCCAAGAGTTTAAAAACACAGATGCAAAATATAAGAACAGAGTGCGGAGCAGAATCGCAAACCTCAAAGATGCAAAAAACCCAAACTTGAGGAGGAACGTTTTGTGCGGCAACATTGCTCCTGATGTGTTTGCCCGAATGACTGCGGAG GAAATGGCAAGTGACGAACTAAAAGAAATGCGCAAAAACTTGACCAAGGAGGCAATCCGAGAGCATCAAATGGCCAAGACTGGAGGCACAGAGACTGACTTGTTTAGCTGTGGCAAGTGCAAAAAGAAGAATTGTACCTACACACAG GTTCAGACCCGCAGTGCTGATGAACCTATGAcaacttttgttttttgcaatGAATGTGGAAACCGATGGAAG ttttgCTAA